The Babylonia areolata isolate BAREFJ2019XMU chromosome 24, ASM4173473v1, whole genome shotgun sequence genomic interval TGTGAAAAGGAGACAGTGaggcacagagacaaacagtatggaagatttcatgtgtgtgtgagtgtgtgtgtgtgtgtgtgcatgcatgtgctcgtgtgtgtgtgcgtgagagagagagacagacagacagagagagagagagagcaagcaagggaatatgtgctgtgcatgtgtatgtgaatatgtggtgtgtgtgtgtgtgtgtgtgtgtgtgtgtgtgcgtgtgtgtgtgtgtatgaatacatgttgtgtgtgtgtgtgtgtgtgcgtgtgtgtgtgtgtgtatgaatcatgttttgtgtgtgtgtgtgtgtgtgcgtgtgtgatcatCTTACCGCTGCGGCTTCCTTTGAGGCCTTCCCGTACTCTGCTGCCCATTCCCTCTCCTTGCTGAAGTACTCATCTATGTCCTGGCAATCAAGGGAAACAAGCTTACAAAATAggacttcgcacacacacacacacacacaccacacacacagagggacacacacacacacacagagccatacacacacacactctctatctcaaAACCCAAGAACgtatgtgcttctgtgtgtgcatgtgtgtgtgtatgtatgtatgtgtgtgtgtctgtgagtgcgtgtgcatatgcatatgtgtgtatgagtttgcgtacgcatgtgtgtgtgtgtctgtgtgcgcacgcatgcatgtgtgtgtgtgtgtttgtgtgtgtttagaatgTTACATATAGATTTAGCAAGAGACTATTATTTTATTACCATTGTACAATAGCAGACAGGTATATGTAAaccatttcattttataatggaatgtcccaattatgatcagttacgaaatagatatgttcctaaaaaaatatttgtctccaaaattggtttttaatttctgtaatatgctcaaaggaggcaaaaaagtcatttgagccgtaagtaagatgattagatttgcaaatgttgcctagctacactttcggagttaaaagacatttgtgttttctcaacttttatgtgacattgttgtgtgtttggaagtggtttgttctgggcatgaaaagattattttgcagtaatcctccatactccaataggagtgaaaggataattaaaacttgtaaCTTGTGTTGGCACGTGTGCGCACTTGTTATCACCACCTGAAGTCTCTCCTTTGCTGACACTCTTTGCTTGTCACCACTCACTTTGTGCTGGCTTTTCCTGGCAGAGTCAATGGTCGTCGACAACCATCCCATCAACCCCTTGGACACTTTTGTTGGGGCAGCGGCCTgcgacagacaacacacactacagcacagtcatccttcttcttcttctttttcttagttcgtgggctgcaacccccacattcattcgtatgtacacaagtggaggaggaggaggaggaattttgtttaatgtcccgtcacacatatcggtgattgaagactattttgttaaagtattcatgaatacatttgagtattatcggttagaatgggtgggagatgtgaatgaatggagggttgggggaaactgggcaaatgagggtgaaatgtgagtgaaatttgaaaaaaaaaaaaaatctaaatacaattacaggaaattatttaaaggacttcgtaaaagagaagtcgttaaactgacaagtgaaacaactgataatgaatgcaaaaagtcaaaaacatcaacgttctcagtcacttgtgaagacactttcctgtacataaggcttcatcaagctacagtcaaaaattatatgctcaattgtcaggttactaaaagcatatgcacttgacattagaaaaatacttggtccgtaatgaatttgataatagtctgagagctaaactcagaattggtctgcgaatcggaccaaagtctctCAGACTTTAGTACACAAGTGGACTTGAACCTGAATGACtaattttaccccgccatgtagtataatatcaattacttgctgcattgtgtacagttgttttcttcacgttttgtccctgatttctgccctgacgggccaggttgagactctgcacgcttcaagtgtttacacaccgctcaaccggtggctggacattatgtcatttttctctgccaccggtaaagcggtggtcagggctcaaagagtTAAAACATGCCTGATGTGGTCAATATTCATGACTCTCGCTGCAGCACTTTGAGTCTCCTTTAAAACATGCCTGATGTGGTCAATATTCATGACTCTCGCTGAGGCACTTTGAGTCTCCTTTAAACCATGCCTGATGTGGTCAATATTCATGACTCTGGCTGCAGCACTTTGAGTCTCCTTTAAAACATGCCTGATGTGGTCAATATTCATGACTCTTGCTGCAGCACTTTGCACTGCTGGAAGATGTCTGTCCCTGTGGAAGTCCCGCAAGAGGACAGCTGCAATAATATAGACGCACGAGAAGCTGGCTGATCTGCTGGACAAAAGGGGAGAAAACTGTAACGTCAAGGCCTGCTGGTTGTTCAGTGGGGGCTTCCATGAGGGCCCCGGCAAGACCCGCAAGGAAGCTTTCCATGGCAGCGGTCGATTCTAAAGAAGATCTGAGAGCTTCCTCCAGATCCATATAATTAcgcgacctggttgaagacataattagaCAAATAACAaggacgccaaagaatcgatagacagatagaaaatacgaaaaaaaacttagccgtatgcagtgcacaggaacaggtgtcgagatggctgccagaaaaagagggcgctagccagggggtcacaggggaggttacctacttccgggacataatcagccgtagctactttcgttttctccgcacagggggatagtagtttgcacaggacaggaatgtcagacccctgccggagtctgcactagtgggtcacggttaagtatgtgtaattaaatatagttttgacagaatgagagagacagctaCAGTAAAAGCTGCTTCAAGGGTTAGGTAaaaacaatgttttgttttttgtttttttttcaattaagtaGTTTCCCACCTCTTTCTCAGACAAAAATGCTGCCAGAGTTTTGTCTCTTCCGAAGGATGGGTGTGTCAACATCAATGTCAGATACCTGAAAACACAATTGAAATGTATCAATTTCAGAACAAAAACTAAACTGTCAATCAAAGAATATTTTATGCAATGCACGTTTAGTGAAATCTTTGTGATCCTATTAGTAAGGTCTACATCTTTCTTAGTTACATATCACTATCGGTACAAGACCCAAACCAGTCAAAACTTAGTATGCCCACTGTGGAAATTGTAAAAGAGATCAAATGCATTGTTTATGCTGTGCGATTCAAAGttgaagacaagagagaaactaaaaaaaaatgttagagcCAGCCTAATCTCTCCCATCTTAATAGGTAGATGTGTGCAACAAATCAAAAGATGGTGAAACATCAATGTATATGTTTGTACCTATCACTTAACGTAAGCGAGACACTGTGTTTATAACAGACAATATACCTATATTTTTGCAATAAGCATACACATTGTAAAATACTACTTCATTTTGGGGCACAAACATATACCTTGATGTTTCACCATTTTTTGATTTGTTGCACACATCTACCTATTAAGATGGGACAGATTAGGCTGgctgtaatattttttttctgagtttTTCTCTTGTCTTCAACTTTGAATCACAGAGCATACCAGGACAAAATGCATTTTATCTCTTTGGAGAGAAAAACATCTCACTGCCACAGAGACGGAATTTGGCTTAGAGGCAGGGTGTTGCTTCACTTGAGAATGTAGGCGTGCCTTAGTTTTTGATAATCATTGGGCTTGGGTTTATTCTCTGACATCCAGGATTTGATGTTATTAGGATGATTCTTTCCTGTGATGCTATTGACTGTAAAACTGTATACGTGGTTGGAGGGGCAGAGACATAAGAGCTGAATGTCATTAACAGATGACTAGGCAATATGAACATGCCATAATGCTTTCAGCAAACACTTTACTTCTGGATTGCCTTGCATTCCAGATCAAAGTTGTCCGGCCTGAGGACATGGCAGTCAGACCCCAGCTGCTTTTTGGTCTTGGACTCCACACTCTTGGGATCAATTTCTGGCCGGGCTGGCAGGGGTGGAACCTGGAAAAGTAAAAGGAAAACCTTGAACTTTGGATAATACGACAAATCATGAACAGTAAAAGTCAGCAATGCACAAACATGATGCATACagagacataattatacacagcTGAATTCGTATAAAAAGTGATACATAGgggatatatatgtctatcttttGTAAATCTTGTTTGTATACCAAATggacctggattttttttttcatgactttTTGAATTGTAAatgttcactgaaaaaaaaaagataaataaaaacaactgtaCATCTGCAATACAGAACTTTGTCTTGTTTGAGTTTCATCATTACATCAGTTAAGGTTAAAGGCTCATAACCTTTCACAGCCCCCAGGGCAGAAGATTCACAGTGTTTTGGACCCAGCACAGGAAGGTGAGACCCAGTCCTATCTACCACAGTCTTAAACTTCCActgccaaagtcaggtacccattcacacctgcatgGGTGGGGTGACAAAActggagtaaaatgcctttcaaAGGACACAACATCAGTCTAACGCTGAACTGATTCTGCCACTGACCTTCATATGAGAAAACTCTCAACAACCTGCTGCTCCACAAAGAACATTCACTTATGGATCAAAGTGTTCAGAGTTATAAACATTCATTGTTTATAAATGAAGAAaggcacaaacaaacaagtcaGTGAAACAAAAATCATATCCATTCAattttgaatgaataaaataaagcaaaaaagaataacCCTTGATGCAAACATGTTCCGTGGTCTGATTATCCCTGTCATTGCCTCCCTTTTTAATTGTTTGCACACTCATTcaaaatgttttttgtgtgttttgttttccttttcatgttgtttgcttattgttgtttactttgtttgtttttgtgggagtCAAACAAATTCCCAGCGTGGGTGTCACCTAATTTTGAAATACTGAAAAGTTGCAGCCAGGGTTGATCTCGGGATGCTTGGAGTGAGTGGTCTGGTCGTAACGTGTCAACAAAGGAATCAACAGAACAAACTGTGTGACTAAAGTAAAGGTAAAATTGCATGAGTTGGGTTTGGGTATGCATGGATTAATCAAGGTGTTGGCAATGTAAATGCATTTCAGCATTTTTTTCGAAACAGACTTATTGACTGTCGATGGTAAGAATGGATTGCTCATATTCAAGACAGtaacagatttgatttgtatcaaCAGTTTAATACGCTGCACTGTATTCCAACGTACAGATGAAGACAGATAAGCATTCAAAATTCATAATGACAAGTTTTAGATTTGGAGACCACAAACTAGAAGTGATCTCATTTGTCCATGAGCATATAGAATTGAACCCACATTCATCAGTATTTTCTTCCCATCTGctagaccttgtgtggtagtCCGGATGCTAATCTTtccggtgagacgataaaccaaggtaccATATGTAGCGTGCACTTacaaataaaagaacccacaataTCAAGGGTTGTCAccagcaaaattttgtagaaaaatcctctatgacaggaaaacaaatacacttgcatacagaaaaaaaggctGGCACTGCACTGTAAATCTGACACACTCTTTCTTAAGCCATTCATGaatacacaaaccaacaacaagcaATCCAAACTTATACATGTACAGCCTCATATTTACTTGACAATGCTTATCATTTGATGCTTATTGAAATAACCTTTTTCAGCTGCATTTATGCATTTGAGTTTTGATTATCATCTGTGAATGCACCGGATGTATTTCATTGCTGTTAGAATGTTTttatatcatgtatatatatatatattttaccggATCATGTTTGGCATTTTGAGCAGCATTAATACTGGATATCGTGCAGTAGAAAAGCTATATGTATTTATcagtattaatattattactataataataatagtaatggatacttgttgagcaccTTCCTCCCTTGAAGGGACCTGaaaacgctttacaataaacattaaacacaaacacacacacacacgcaataacttacaaaaaggaaaaagaaaaaaaataatttgatgcacaaaagcataaaacagattcaaagactataCGCCTATCACATTTCTTAATcaacaaaaacccacaatgaTGCCGTCAGTCTCGTTGTCGGTCACCAGGCAGTGATGAAGCCACTCGATGTCCTGGAACTGTCGTGTGACCACCATGCCCCGGTCTCCCTCGACACGCGTGGCCATGATGGTGAACTGTAGGGTGGTGCCGTCTTTCACTGCCTCCGTCACCAACACACGGAAGATGGGCAAAGTTCCAGTGTTCAAGGCGCCGTCGGCAGCTGCTGTGACGCTGTCCTCTTCTGGTTCCTCTGGATCTTCGTATGGGATATCAGGACATTCTTCTTCCTGCTCgacattgaaaaaaaaggtgatgctgTCCGTCATGTAGTATAGTGTGTTGTAATTACAGCAGTGCATTATTATGTGGTGTAGcaatgtgtggtgtagtgtagttacAAAAGTTTACcagtgtgtgttgtagtgcagtgtagtgtagtgtggtgtggtgtggtgtagtgtagtgtagttacaGCAACATGCTATTGTGTactgtagcgtagtgtagtatgGTTAAAACTATATACCAGTGTGTGCTGTAGCATAGTGTAGTAAAGTATTGTTATGCTATCGTAGAGTGTGTAGCAGTCTGAAAGAgtcacgtgttgtgttgtgctgtaccttGCTGTATCAATCATGCAATGGGTTGTCATGCAGCTTGATGTTACATAATGTAGTGAACTGAACTGTATTGCGTCATAAAATGGCAGActtgtctgtgtgaaatccacACTGTTCCAAATGCAGTGACTGTATTGCTGCAGAGCAATGTcatctttttattgatattttctGTATGAGATTTGTTAATaagtttgttttcttatcaaagtgtaCTTAACAATGACAATCTTTTTGCTGCCATGCCACAGGCTGTTtatgtacacacatgtgcatgtgcatgcagttCATCATATAATCCTAAAGACTATATATAACACCCAGATAGGTGCAATAGTCAAGTagttaaaatgttggactttcaaatcTCATCAAATCCCAGTCACAAACAGTAGAGGGTCAacagtggagattttttccaaagTCAACAGTCTAAGTGCATGACCTcccttcatatgtatacacatgcggAAGATTAAATGTGAAAGTTAGAAATATCTATAATCTACATCAGCATTCATGCAGTTGatacaagaacaaacccagcatatatatatatatatatatatatatatatatatagagagagagagagagagagagagagagagagagagagagagagagagagagagagagagagagagacatggttgCCAATATGTGTGATATGGGTAAATATAGTTTTACACACAATGAGCCCACTTGTAGatctgtatgtgtatgagtgaaaGTGGAAGTCTTAGTCCACAAAGACAAGTTCAGGGCCTACTGAAGTCCTGGCTTAggggctttcttttctttctagcttttagagagagagagagagagagagagagagatgatcagcAGAGATacaggaggagggaaagggaaaaaaggaggaTTAAAAAGCAgtgttatacaaaaaaaaaaacccaaaaaaaacatagtaagatacatatatgtgtattcaCCATTAATCAatatgggtagggggtggggttgtggtatGTGATGTAACAAACTTAGTATTcagtcatttcacacacacacacagcacagcacaccaccaccaccaccacctgaaccAGTGAAGACCTGACATTATTCACATGTAAATTATATCTTACGTTGTGACAgggaaatccacacacacacacacacattcacatgcaattAACATGTATGCGCTCATTCACTCACTATAATGTaatacacaatcagacacactCACTTACCTGCCATCAGGTGTGAAGAAAATATGtatctttgtatgtatatatgtgtgtggggttgggggtgggggatatgggcgtatgtgtgtgtgcttgtacaagtaactgttcatctgtgtgtgtgtgtgtgtgtgtgtgtgtgtgtgtgtgtgtgccgtggaagctgcgatacgtagcctagaaatgagtgtgtggtggagggggtagaggaggtgtagggtaatgtgtgtgtgtgtgtgtgtgtgtgtgtgtgtgtgtgtgtgtgtgtgttgggactcatgtacatttatgtgtatttgactgtgcattcatatctgtgaaactgcatgtttggtgcatatacgttatgcatgtgtgggttatgtgtgaatgtgtgtcttcatgttttacatttatttgcttatttatcatcattgttttcttatttatttatttatttattcattattattattatttttagtattattactactactaccatttttatattgtaattatttatttatttatttattcatttccttaTTTATgaacgcttatctattatttattcattttttttcttttttttcaaggcctgactgcttggcagatgtggtgtagcgtatatggatttgtccgaacgcagtgacgcctccttgagctactgaaactgaaactgaaacaagtgtGAAGAAGACTACACAGCATACAATCGATAAAATTGTTTATACAAGTATACATGCTCAGATCTCCTGTGCGcttgcgccacacacacacacacacacacacacacctgcacacggaTACCTGCACGTCGCTCGCTCAACGACAATATTTTGggcggaacaaaaaaaaaagggggcgtgtACTGTTTTCTCAGTGAAAGTTGGCAAGTCCAACTTCAACGTCGAAAGAAAtgtaagacaaaacaaaacaaattacaaacacacatgtaattATGGTAGCAATCACGAAAGGACATGGTAAAAATATAGTTCAAAGAATCTTACGTTCGACATCATGACTGCTGACAAACTTTCGAACACAGCACAGATTGTC includes:
- the LOC143298749 gene encoding sorting nexin-5-like isoform X2 yields the protein MMSNEEECPDIPYEDPEEPEEDSVTAAADGALNTGTLPIFRVLVTEAVKDGTTLQFTIMATRVEGDRGMVVTRQFQDIEWLHHCLVTDNETDGIIVPPLPARPEIDPKSVESKTKKQLGSDCHVLRPDNFDLECKAIQKYLTLMLTHPSFGRDKTLAAFLSEKEAAAPTKVSKGLMGWLSTTIDSARKSQHKDIDEYFSKEREWAAEYGKASKEAAANFNKVIQSQWRMTSALQNFTSTLASVLTGKDESTQTVNKLLLRLSEAMDSSRKGLETVSQADEKLLGSELDFLARYLDSVREMLFRRTCLMINFEDAARALDKAKPQKKEAAEELKTTTEAAYDKCSENARRELKNFMRHRTLTLQEGLVGFTESQIRTSREIYTQVLSILKEVQADE
- the LOC143298749 gene encoding sorting nexin-5-like isoform X1 is translated as MMSNQEEECPDIPYEDPEEPEEDSVTAAADGALNTGTLPIFRVLVTEAVKDGTTLQFTIMATRVEGDRGMVVTRQFQDIEWLHHCLVTDNETDGIIVPPLPARPEIDPKSVESKTKKQLGSDCHVLRPDNFDLECKAIQKYLTLMLTHPSFGRDKTLAAFLSEKEAAAPTKVSKGLMGWLSTTIDSARKSQHKDIDEYFSKEREWAAEYGKASKEAAANFNKVIQSQWRMTSALQNFTSTLASVLTGKDESTQTVNKLLLRLSEAMDSSRKGLETVSQADEKLLGSELDFLARYLDSVREMLFRRTCLMINFEDAARALDKAKPQKKEAAEELKTTTEAAYDKCSENARRELKNFMRHRTLTLQEGLVGFTESQIRTSREIYTQVLSILKEVQADE